The proteins below come from a single Streptomyces sp. M92 genomic window:
- a CDS encoding CDP-alcohol phosphatidyltransferase, with translation MPVSTPFRRPPQNADAPATPDTPAPAAHTRLLALRARRAHWRAWRTRHPRTALVVRRATTVLAAALVLGALLLPNTFAALEPNRFARIPAEAVVGAVLLLCLPRPARLAASALFGTALGALTVLNLLDMGFTEYLGRGFNVVLDWGLLDDAQSYLADSMGGAAATWAAVGAVGLALALLVVTALAAVRLGELLAAHRERAARGALMAATVWMTCVALGVQTFGTRVATTNASALLQAQAHRVTDTLRDEAAFAKEAESDRFGATPGDQLVPDLRGKDVIFTFIESYGRSAIEDPVTAPGVGRALDTGTKALGEAGFRARSGWLTSATFGGSSWLGHSTFMSGLWVDNQQRYRTVTASDHLTLTKAFGKTGHWDTVGVMPGVQKAWPEAEWYGLDKVYDAFDVGYRGPKFSWSTMPDQYALEAFQRLEHGRARERPLMAEVVLTSSHQPWAPIPSMVGWDEIGDGSVYEGIEASGVEAADVIADSTRSKEEYGKSVEYSVTSLTQWLERYGTDDTVLVFLGDHQPLARVSGDKASRDVPVSIVARDPEVLDAIDDWNWTEGLEPAEDAPVWKMDSFRDRFLTAYGSTPHPTGTGD, from the coding sequence GTGCCTGTCAGCACGCCTTTCCGCCGGCCACCGCAGAACGCCGACGCTCCCGCCACGCCCGACACACCCGCCCCAGCCGCACATACGCGCCTCCTGGCCCTCCGGGCCCGGAGGGCCCACTGGCGCGCCTGGCGCACCCGGCACCCGCGCACCGCCCTGGTCGTCCGCCGCGCCACGACCGTCCTCGCCGCCGCGCTCGTGCTCGGCGCCCTGCTGCTGCCGAACACCTTCGCCGCCCTCGAACCCAACCGGTTCGCGCGCATCCCGGCGGAGGCCGTCGTCGGCGCGGTCCTGCTGCTCTGCCTGCCCCGCCCCGCGCGGCTGGCCGCGTCGGCCCTCTTCGGCACCGCCCTCGGGGCGCTGACGGTGCTGAACCTGCTCGACATGGGCTTCACCGAGTACCTGGGGCGGGGCTTCAACGTCGTCCTGGACTGGGGCCTGCTGGACGACGCCCAGTCGTACCTGGCGGACTCGATGGGCGGGGCGGCGGCGACCTGGGCCGCCGTGGGCGCGGTCGGGCTGGCCCTCGCGCTGCTGGTGGTGACGGCGCTGGCGGCGGTACGGCTCGGCGAGCTGCTCGCCGCGCACCGGGAACGGGCGGCGCGGGGCGCCCTGATGGCGGCCACCGTGTGGATGACCTGCGTGGCACTGGGCGTGCAGACCTTCGGGACGCGGGTCGCCACGACGAACGCGTCCGCCCTGCTCCAGGCGCAGGCGCACCGGGTGACGGACACGCTGCGGGACGAGGCGGCGTTCGCGAAGGAGGCGGAGTCGGACCGGTTCGGCGCGACGCCCGGCGACCAGCTCGTGCCGGACCTGCGGGGCAAGGACGTGATCTTCACGTTCATCGAGAGCTACGGCCGCAGCGCCATCGAGGACCCGGTGACGGCGCCCGGCGTCGGCCGCGCCCTCGACACCGGCACGAAGGCCCTGGGCGAGGCGGGCTTCCGGGCGCGCAGCGGCTGGCTGACGTCCGCCACGTTCGGCGGCAGCAGCTGGCTCGGCCACTCCACCTTCATGTCCGGCCTGTGGGTGGACAACCAGCAGCGCTACCGCACCGTCACCGCGAGCGACCACCTCACCCTCACCAAGGCGTTCGGCAAGACCGGTCACTGGGACACGGTCGGTGTCATGCCGGGCGTGCAGAAGGCGTGGCCGGAGGCCGAGTGGTACGGGCTGGACAAGGTCTACGACGCGTTCGACGTCGGTTACCGGGGACCCAAGTTCAGCTGGTCGACCATGCCGGACCAGTACGCGCTGGAGGCGTTCCAGCGCTTGGAGCACGGCAGGGCGCGGGAGAGGCCGCTGATGGCGGAGGTCGTTCTCACCTCCAGTCACCAGCCGTGGGCGCCGATCCCGAGCATGGTCGGCTGGGACGAGATCGGCGACGGCTCGGTGTACGAGGGCATCGAGGCGTCGGGCGTGGAGGCGGCCGACGTCATCGCCGACTCCACCCGGTCGAAGGAGGAGTACGGCAAGTCGGTCGAGTACTCGGTCACGAGCCTCACCCAGTGGCTGGAGCGCTACGGCACCGACGACACCGTCCTCGTCTTCCTCGGCGACCACCAGCCGCTCGCCCGGGTCAGCGGCGACAAGGCGAGCCGGGACGTCCCCGTCTCGATCGTCGCCAGGGACCCGGAGGTGCTCGACGCGATCGACGACTGGAACTGGACGGAGGGGCTCGAACCCGCCGAGGACGCCCCGGTGTGGAAGATGGACTCCTTCCGCGACCGCTTCCTGACGGCCTACGGCTCCACCCCGCACCCCACCGGGACCGGCGACTGA
- the dusB gene encoding tRNA dihydrouridine synthase DusB: MSTPLQIGPHTVQPPVVLAPMAGITNAPFRTLCREFSGGKGLFVSEMITTRALVERNEKTMQLIHFDATEKPRSIQLYGVDPATVGKAVRMIAEEGLADHIDLNFGCPVPKVTRKGGGSALPYKRNLLRAIVREAVTGAGDLPVTMKMRKGIDDDHLTFLDAGRIAVEEGVTAIALHGRTTAQHYGGTADWDAIARLKEHVPEIPVLGNGDIWSAEDALRMVRETGCDGVVVGRGCLGRPWLFADLVAAFEGRTDDYVRPTLREVADVMVRHATLLGEWIGDEARGVIDFRKHVAWYLKGFAVGSEMRKRLAITSSLEALRAGLDELDLDQPWPTGADGPRGRTSGNNRVVLPDGWLKDPYDCAGVGEDAELDTSGG, encoded by the coding sequence ATGTCCACGCCCCTTCAGATCGGTCCGCACACCGTCCAGCCGCCCGTCGTCCTCGCCCCCATGGCCGGGATCACCAACGCTCCTTTCCGCACGCTGTGCAGGGAGTTCAGTGGTGGCAAGGGCCTGTTCGTGAGCGAGATGATCACGACGCGGGCGCTGGTCGAGCGCAACGAGAAGACCATGCAGCTGATCCACTTCGACGCGACCGAGAAGCCGCGCTCGATCCAGCTGTACGGCGTCGACCCGGCGACCGTCGGCAAGGCCGTCCGCATGATCGCGGAGGAGGGCCTGGCCGACCACATCGACCTGAACTTCGGCTGCCCCGTCCCCAAGGTGACCCGCAAGGGCGGCGGCTCCGCCCTCCCGTACAAGCGGAACCTGCTGCGCGCCATCGTCCGCGAGGCCGTCACCGGCGCCGGCGACCTGCCCGTCACCATGAAGATGCGCAAGGGCATCGACGACGACCACCTGACCTTCCTCGACGCCGGGCGGATCGCCGTGGAGGAGGGCGTCACCGCCATCGCCCTGCACGGCCGCACCACCGCCCAGCACTACGGCGGCACCGCCGACTGGGACGCCATCGCGCGGCTGAAGGAGCACGTCCCGGAGATCCCCGTGCTCGGCAACGGCGACATCTGGTCCGCCGAGGACGCGCTGCGCATGGTGCGGGAGACCGGCTGCGACGGCGTCGTGGTCGGGCGCGGCTGCCTGGGGCGGCCGTGGCTCTTCGCCGATCTCGTCGCCGCCTTCGAGGGGCGTACGGACGACTACGTGCGGCCCACCCTGCGCGAGGTCGCCGACGTGATGGTGCGGCACGCCACCCTGCTCGGGGAGTGGATCGGCGACGAGGCGCGCGGCGTCATCGACTTCCGCAAGCACGTCGCCTGGTACCTCAAGGGCTTCGCGGTCGGCTCCGAGATGCGTAAGCGGCTCGCGATCACCTCCTCCCTGGAGGCACTGCGTGCCGGACTGGACGAGCTGGACCTCGACCAGCCCTGGCCCACCGGCGCCGACGGCCCCCGCGGCCGCACCTCCGGCAACAACCGCGTCGTCCTGCCCGACGGCTGGCTGAAGGACCCCTACGACTGCGCGGGCGTCGGCGAGGACGCGGAGCTGGACACCTCCGGCGGCTGA
- a CDS encoding cation-translocating P-type ATPase produces MAGAGLLTRSQAAVTGFVLAGPRLLARGTAPAVGAAAGAVAGTARAGVRGADFTARAARVARAALPGGTSTREWRAGNRAHLALRPAATEKVRRAGGTERVARRVAAALAEHPDVALAYWDTGLARLVVTATEDALTDRVVDRATELAERHGLTRTEQSGPGDPVEELAHPGDPASVRVAASALGADALGIAAAMTGARLRLPPSPRLVTAVATLLRENPTFRAWLRERLGAHGMDVALAAANAAVHGAGQSPTSLWLDGALRVCQLTEAVTRTAAFEVVHDGLCVPERGSLPADPALRPPLRSSPAQDYAAHASTGSVAGAAATLLVKHDVAEAAEAVLAGSPKAARYGPAAFHAVLGAALSRTGVLVRDPERLRQLEMAATVVLHPSALRAAEAGADPWTEDVLDAARRAGLRVVMVQDPALADFTGLADQVVSGKRPLREVVDELRAEGGVITVVRPRPGDDGSVLAGLLGGDVAVALADGDAPVAWGADVLAPQGLPDVWRLLRAVPAARGVGRRSQTLARSGAALSGLLVAVGEARGKGKQGGGGSSLPGLRHAPVDVSAAAALFSGTRAALGVAGARAPHPRARVPWHTLDPVGVRDRLAREKEPDPSLGEQLTARMKAAADRAGRVPVLAPVKWTWQLGQAVRGELDDPLTPVLAVGSAAEAILGSVMDALLVVGALDLNALVGGFQRLRAERALSGLLAQQKQKARVAQEETHDPAAEPRVVDAAKLHPGHIVDLKADDVVPADARLLWEDGLEVDESALTGESLPVDKSVDAVTNAPVAERHCMVFEGTTVVAGRAQAVVVDTGEHTEAARAVSLAARTPSAAGVQARLQELTRKALPLTLAGGAAVTGLSLLRGTPIRQAVSGGVSVAVAAVPEGLPLVATVAQLAAARRLSRHGVLVRTPRTLEALGRMDTICFDKTGTLTENRLRLTRVAGPDGTVRKVGDPDAADAVRIAARACPRLNGDGTRPTHATDEAVLDAAGPDPEWTQEEGLPFETSRGYAAAVGRDGDGAPVLVVKGAPETVLPACADLPSHATEVAHGMARDGLRIIAVASRPLRRGEKAADVLEQEPEKLEFTGMLGLADVPRETSPALVRGLREAGVRPVVLTGDHPQTAHAIAVDLGWPEEAVVVTGDEIAAADRTARSRMLRDADVVARVAPEQKLQVVESLRDAGRVVGMVGDGANDAAAIRAADIGVGISARGSAAARNAADLVVTGDDLLVLVEAVREGRALWHSVADAIAILIGGNAGEVGFGILGTVLGGSAPLSTRQMLLVNLFTDLFPAMAVAVTETGDPEQAEDDAGAPLGTAVLGEPLIRQIRHRAMTTALGATAAWLFGRFTPGTGRRSTTMALCAVVGTQLAQTLADRRGSRLVQVTSLGSAAALVALVQTPGASQLFGCTPLGPLAWAGVAAAIVLALAGQRALPAVEGAVVKYWPKVSERLPELARGASA; encoded by the coding sequence ATGGCCGGTGCAGGACTTCTGACGCGGTCCCAGGCCGCCGTCACCGGATTCGTGCTGGCCGGACCCCGGCTGCTCGCCCGCGGCACCGCCCCCGCGGTGGGTGCCGCGGCCGGCGCCGTGGCGGGCACCGCGCGGGCCGGTGTGCGCGGCGCGGACTTCACGGCGCGGGCGGCCCGGGTCGCCCGCGCCGCGCTGCCCGGCGGCACCAGCACCCGTGAATGGCGGGCCGGGAACCGCGCGCACCTCGCGCTGCGGCCGGCCGCGACGGAGAAGGTGCGCCGCGCGGGCGGCACCGAACGCGTCGCGCGGCGGGTCGCGGCGGCCCTGGCCGAGCACCCGGACGTGGCACTCGCCTACTGGGACACCGGCCTGGCCCGCCTGGTGGTGACCGCCACCGAGGACGCGCTCACCGACCGGGTGGTGGACCGTGCCACCGAACTCGCCGAACGGCACGGACTGACCCGGACGGAGCAGTCCGGTCCCGGCGATCCGGTGGAGGAGCTGGCCCACCCCGGCGACCCGGCCTCCGTACGCGTCGCGGCGAGCGCGCTCGGCGCCGACGCGCTGGGCATCGCCGCCGCCATGACCGGCGCCCGCCTGCGGCTGCCGCCCTCGCCGCGCCTGGTGACGGCCGTGGCGACGCTGCTGCGCGAGAACCCCACCTTCCGCGCCTGGCTGCGCGAACGCCTCGGCGCCCACGGCATGGACGTGGCCCTGGCCGCCGCCAACGCGGCCGTCCACGGCGCCGGTCAGAGCCCCACCTCGCTGTGGCTCGACGGGGCGCTGCGGGTGTGCCAGCTGACGGAGGCGGTGACCCGGACGGCGGCCTTCGAGGTGGTGCACGACGGGCTGTGCGTCCCGGAGCGCGGCAGCCTGCCCGCCGACCCCGCCCTGCGCCCGCCGCTGCGCAGCTCCCCGGCCCAGGACTACGCCGCCCACGCCTCCACCGGCAGCGTCGCGGGCGCGGCGGCCACGCTGCTGGTCAAGCACGACGTCGCGGAGGCCGCCGAGGCGGTCCTCGCCGGGTCGCCCAAGGCCGCGCGCTACGGGCCCGCCGCCTTCCACGCCGTACTGGGCGCCGCGCTGTCCCGCACCGGAGTGCTCGTGCGCGACCCCGAGCGGCTGCGGCAGCTGGAGATGGCCGCCACGGTCGTCCTGCACCCCAGCGCGCTGCGGGCGGCCGAGGCGGGCGCGGACCCGTGGACCGAGGACGTGCTGGACGCGGCGCGCCGCGCGGGCCTGCGCGTGGTGATGGTGCAGGACCCCGCGCTCGCCGACTTCACCGGCCTCGCGGACCAAGTGGTCAGCGGGAAGCGGCCGTTGCGGGAGGTCGTGGACGAACTGCGCGCCGAGGGCGGCGTCATCACCGTCGTACGGCCCCGGCCCGGCGACGACGGCTCGGTGCTGGCCGGGCTGCTCGGCGGGGACGTGGCCGTCGCGCTGGCCGACGGGGACGCCCCGGTGGCCTGGGGCGCGGACGTGCTCGCCCCGCAGGGCCTGCCCGACGTGTGGCGGCTGCTGCGGGCGGTGCCCGCGGCCCGCGGGGTCGGGCGGCGGTCGCAGACACTGGCCCGGTCCGGGGCCGCGCTCTCCGGGCTGCTGGTGGCGGTCGGCGAGGCGCGCGGCAAGGGCAAGCAGGGGGGAGGGGGTTCCTCGTTGCCGGGGCTGCGGCACGCGCCCGTCGACGTGAGCGCGGCGGCGGCCCTCTTCTCCGGTACGCGCGCCGCGCTGGGCGTGGCGGGGGCCCGTGCCCCGCACCCCCGGGCACGGGTGCCGTGGCACACGCTGGACCCCGTGGGCGTGCGGGACCGCCTGGCGCGGGAGAAGGAGCCCGATCCGTCCCTCGGCGAGCAGCTGACGGCGCGGATGAAGGCGGCGGCCGACCGGGCGGGCCGGGTGCCCGTGCTCGCGCCGGTGAAGTGGACGTGGCAGCTGGGGCAGGCGGTACGGGGTGAGCTGGACGATCCGCTCACGCCGGTGCTGGCGGTGGGCTCGGCGGCCGAGGCGATCCTCGGCTCCGTCATGGACGCGCTGCTCGTCGTCGGCGCCCTCGACCTGAACGCCCTGGTCGGCGGCTTCCAGCGGCTGCGCGCGGAGCGGGCGCTGTCGGGGCTGCTCGCGCAGCAGAAGCAGAAGGCGCGGGTCGCTCAGGAGGAGACGCACGACCCGGCCGCCGAGCCGCGCGTCGTGGACGCCGCCAAACTCCACCCGGGCCACATCGTCGACCTCAAGGCGGACGACGTCGTGCCCGCCGACGCCCGGCTGCTGTGGGAGGACGGCCTGGAGGTCGACGAGTCCGCCCTGACCGGCGAGTCGCTGCCGGTGGACAAGAGCGTGGACGCGGTGACGAACGCGCCCGTGGCCGAGCGGCACTGCATGGTCTTCGAGGGCACGACCGTGGTGGCCGGACGCGCCCAGGCCGTCGTCGTGGACACCGGCGAGCACACCGAGGCCGCGCGGGCGGTCTCGCTGGCGGCGCGTACGCCCTCGGCGGCCGGTGTGCAGGCCCGGCTCCAGGAGCTGACCCGCAAGGCGCTGCCGCTGACGCTGGCGGGCGGCGCCGCGGTGACCGGCCTCTCGCTGCTGCGCGGGACACCGATCCGGCAGGCCGTCTCCGGCGGTGTGTCGGTGGCGGTGGCCGCCGTGCCCGAGGGGCTGCCGCTGGTGGCGACGGTGGCGCAGCTCGCGGCGGCCCGCAGGCTCAGCCGGCACGGTGTCCTCGTGCGCACCCCGCGCACCCTGGAGGCGCTGGGCCGCATGGACACCATCTGCTTCGACAAGACCGGCACGCTCACCGAGAACAGGCTGCGGCTGACCCGCGTCGCGGGCCCAGACGGCACGGTCCGCAAGGTGGGCGACCCGGACGCCGCCGACGCCGTACGGATCGCCGCCCGGGCCTGCCCCCGCCTCAACGGAGACGGCACCCGCCCCACCCACGCCACCGACGAGGCCGTGCTCGACGCCGCCGGTCCCGACCCCGAGTGGACGCAGGAGGAGGGCCTGCCCTTCGAGACCTCGCGCGGTTACGCCGCCGCCGTCGGCCGCGACGGCGACGGGGCGCCGGTGCTGGTGGTCAAGGGCGCCCCGGAGACCGTGCTGCCCGCCTGCGCCGACCTGCCCTCGCACGCCACCGAGGTGGCGCACGGGATGGCCCGCGACGGACTGCGCATCATCGCGGTGGCCAGCCGGCCCCTGCGCCGGGGCGAGAAGGCGGCCGACGTCCTCGAACAGGAGCCGGAGAAGCTGGAGTTCACCGGGATGCTCGGGCTGGCCGACGTGCCGCGCGAGACGTCCCCGGCGCTGGTGCGCGGGCTGCGCGAGGCGGGCGTACGGCCCGTGGTGCTGACCGGCGACCACCCGCAGACCGCCCACGCCATCGCCGTCGACCTGGGCTGGCCCGAGGAGGCGGTCGTCGTCACCGGCGACGAGATCGCCGCCGCCGACCGCACGGCACGCTCCCGGATGCTGCGCGACGCGGACGTCGTGGCCCGGGTGGCGCCCGAGCAGAAGCTCCAGGTCGTCGAGTCGCTGCGGGACGCCGGACGCGTCGTCGGCATGGTCGGCGACGGGGCCAACGACGCCGCCGCCATCCGCGCCGCCGACATCGGCGTCGGCATCAGCGCCCGCGGCTCGGCCGCCGCCCGCAACGCCGCGGACCTGGTCGTCACGGGCGACGACCTGCTGGTCCTGGTGGAGGCGGTACGGGAGGGCCGGGCGCTGTGGCACAGCGTCGCCGACGCCATCGCCATCCTGATCGGCGGCAACGCGGGCGAGGTCGGCTTCGGCATCCTCGGCACGGTGCTGGGCGGTTCCGCCCCGCTGTCCACCCGTCAGATGCTGCTGGTCAACCTCTTCACGGACCTGTTCCCCGCGATGGCGGTGGCGGTGACGGAGACGGGCGACCCCGAGCAGGCCGAGGACGACGCCGGGGCTCCGCTCGGTACGGCCGTGCTGGGTGAGCCCCTGATCCGCCAGATCCGGCACCGGGCGATGACCACGGCACTCGGCGCGACCGCGGCCTGGCTCTTCGGCCGCTTCACGCCGGGCACGGGCCGGCGCTCGACGACGATGGCCCTGTGCGCCGTGGTCGGCACCCAGCTCGCCCAGACCCTCGCCGACCGCCGGGGCAGCCGCCTGGTCCAGGTCACCTCGCTGGGCTCCGCCGCCGCACTGGTCGCCCTGGTCCAGACCCCGGGCGCCAGCCAGCTCTTCGGCTGCACACCGCTGGGGCCCCTCGCCTGGGCGGGCGTGGCGGCGGCGATCGTCCTGGCGCTGGCGGGGCAGCGGGCGCTGCCGGCGGTGGAGGGGGCGGTCGTGAAGTACTGGCCGAAGGTGTCGGAGCGGCTGCCGGAGCTCGCGCGGGGCGCTTCGGCGTGA
- a CDS encoding VOC family protein, with product MKLVAITLDCPDPPALAAFYEQATGLERHPDSNPDFAGLCGEHGLLLGFQRVDGYRAPSWPGQTVPQQLHLCFRVEGDLDAAEARLLESGAHRPDHQPHGDRARVLTDPVGHPFCILR from the coding sequence ATGAAGTTGGTCGCGATAACGCTCGACTGCCCCGATCCGCCGGCTCTGGCCGCGTTCTACGAGCAGGCCACCGGCCTGGAACGGCACCCCGACTCGAATCCCGACTTCGCGGGCCTGTGCGGCGAGCACGGCCTGCTCCTTGGTTTCCAGCGCGTCGACGGCTACCGCGCACCGAGCTGGCCCGGCCAGACCGTTCCCCAGCAGCTGCACCTCTGCTTCCGGGTCGAGGGGGACCTGGACGCAGCCGAGGCCCGGCTGCTGGAGTCGGGTGCGCACAGGCCCGATCACCAGCCCCACGGGGACAGGGCGCGGGTCCTCACCGATCCGGTCGGGCACCCCTTCTGCATCCTGCGCTGA
- a CDS encoding chitinase: MIRRKVRLLATALAATVLTPLGVTTASAAPPTAPATAAAADTCAVKSKPAGKVLQGYWENWDGAANGVHPPFGWTPITNPQIGAHGYNVLNAAFPVILPDGTALWEDGMDRGVKVATPEEMCAAKASGQTILLSIGGATAGIDLNSTAVADRFVETIVPVLKKYNFDGIDIDIETGLTGSGNINQLSASQANLIRIIDGVLARMPSNFGLTMAPETAYVTGGSVVYGSIWGAYLPIIKKYADNGRLWWLNMQYYNGSMYGCSGDSYSAGTVRGFTAQTDCLDKGLVVQGTTIRVPYDKQVPGLPAQPGAGGGHMSPSLVSQAWNHYDGALKGLMTWSLNWDGSKNWTFGDNVKSLQNR, translated from the coding sequence ATGATCCGCCGCAAGGTCCGCCTGCTCGCCACCGCGCTCGCGGCCACCGTCCTGACCCCGCTCGGCGTCACCACGGCCTCCGCCGCTCCCCCGACCGCACCCGCAACCGCCGCCGCCGCCGACACCTGCGCCGTGAAGTCGAAGCCCGCCGGAAAGGTCCTCCAGGGCTACTGGGAGAACTGGGACGGCGCCGCCAACGGCGTCCACCCGCCCTTCGGCTGGACCCCGATCACCAACCCCCAGATCGGCGCACACGGCTACAACGTGCTGAACGCGGCCTTCCCGGTGATCCTCCCCGACGGAACGGCCCTGTGGGAGGACGGCATGGACCGGGGCGTGAAGGTGGCGACGCCCGAGGAGATGTGCGCGGCCAAGGCGTCCGGGCAGACGATCCTGCTCTCGATCGGCGGCGCGACGGCCGGCATCGACCTCAACTCGACCGCCGTCGCCGACCGTTTCGTCGAGACGATCGTCCCGGTCCTGAAGAAGTACAACTTCGACGGCATCGACATAGACATCGAGACCGGCCTGACCGGCAGCGGCAACATCAACCAGCTGTCCGCCTCCCAGGCCAACCTGATCCGCATCATCGACGGCGTCCTGGCCCGCATGCCGTCGAACTTCGGCCTCACCATGGCCCCGGAGACCGCCTACGTCACCGGCGGCAGCGTGGTCTACGGCTCGATCTGGGGCGCCTACCTGCCGATCATCAAGAAGTACGCCGACAACGGCCGCCTGTGGTGGCTGAACATGCAGTACTACAACGGCAGCATGTACGGCTGCTCCGGCGACTCCTACTCCGCCGGCACGGTGCGGGGCTTCACCGCCCAGACCGACTGCCTGGACAAGGGCCTGGTCGTCCAGGGCACCACGATCCGCGTCCCCTACGACAAGCAGGTCCCGGGCCTGCCCGCCCAGCCCGGCGCGGGCGGCGGCCACATGTCCCCGTCCCTGGTCTCCCAGGCCTGGAACCACTACGACGGCGCGCTCAAGGGCCTGATGACCTGGTCCCTCAACTGGGACGGCTCGAAGAACTGGACCTTCGGCGACAACGTGAAGTCCCTGCAGAACCGCTGA
- a CDS encoding glycine--tRNA ligase yields the protein MAADKIDTIVSLSKRRGFVFPCSEIYGGQRAAWDYGPLGVELKENLKRQWWRYMVTSREDVVGLDSSVILAPEVWVASGHVATFTDPLTECTSCHKRFRADHLEEAYEEKKGKAPENGLADLNCPNCGNKGTFTEPKQFSGLLSTHLGPTQDSGSVAYLRPETAQGIFTNFAQVQTTSRRKPPFGIAQMGKSFRNEITPGNFIFRTREFEQMEMEFFVKPGEDEKWQEYWMEQRWNWYTGLGLREENMRWYEHPAEKLSHYSKRTADIEYRFQFGGSEWGELEGVANRTDYDLSSHAKASGQDLSYFDQEAGERWTPYVIEPAAGVGRAMLAFLLDAYIEDEAPNAKGKLEKRTVLRLDPRLSPVKVAVLPLSRNPELSPKAKGLAQALRQNWNIEFDDAGAIGRRYRRQDEIGTPFCVTVDFDTLDDNAVTVRERDTMKQERVSLDQIEGYLASRLVGC from the coding sequence GTGGCCGCCGACAAGATCGACACCATCGTCAGCCTGAGCAAGCGCCGTGGCTTCGTATTCCCCTGCAGTGAGATCTACGGCGGTCAGCGCGCCGCCTGGGACTACGGTCCGCTGGGTGTCGAGCTCAAGGAGAACCTCAAGCGCCAGTGGTGGCGCTACATGGTCACCTCGCGCGAGGACGTCGTCGGTCTCGACTCGTCCGTGATCCTGGCCCCCGAGGTCTGGGTGGCCTCGGGCCACGTCGCCACCTTCACGGACCCGCTGACCGAGTGCACCTCCTGCCACAAGCGGTTCCGCGCGGACCACCTGGAGGAGGCCTACGAGGAGAAGAAGGGCAAGGCCCCGGAGAACGGCCTCGCCGACCTCAACTGCCCCAACTGCGGCAACAAGGGCACCTTCACCGAGCCCAAGCAGTTCTCCGGTCTGCTCTCCACCCACCTCGGCCCGACCCAGGACAGCGGCTCCGTCGCCTACCTGCGGCCCGAGACCGCGCAGGGCATCTTCACCAACTTCGCCCAGGTGCAGACCACCTCGCGCCGCAAGCCGCCGTTCGGCATCGCCCAGATGGGCAAGTCCTTCCGCAACGAGATCACGCCCGGCAACTTCATCTTCCGCACCCGCGAGTTCGAGCAGATGGAGATGGAGTTCTTCGTCAAGCCGGGCGAGGACGAGAAGTGGCAGGAGTACTGGATGGAGCAGCGCTGGAACTGGTACACGGGCCTTGGTCTCCGTGAGGAGAACATGCGCTGGTACGAGCACCCGGCCGAGAAGCTCTCCCACTACTCCAAGCGCACCGCCGACATCGAGTACCGCTTCCAGTTCGGCGGCAGCGAGTGGGGCGAGCTGGAGGGTGTCGCCAACCGGACCGACTACGACCTCTCCTCGCACGCCAAGGCCTCCGGCCAGGACCTCTCCTACTTCGACCAGGAGGCCGGCGAGCGCTGGACGCCGTACGTCATCGAGCCGGCGGCCGGTGTCGGGCGCGCGATGCTCGCCTTCCTGCTCGACGCGTACATCGAGGACGAGGCGCCGAACGCCAAGGGCAAGCTGGAGAAGCGGACCGTGCTGCGGCTCGACCCGCGCCTGTCGCCGGTGAAGGTCGCGGTGCTGCCGCTGTCCCGCAACCCGGAGCTGTCGCCGAAGGCCAAGGGGCTGGCGCAGGCGCTGCGGCAGAACTGGAACATCGAGTTCGACGACGCCGGGGCGATCGGGCGCCGGTACCGGCGTCAGGACGAGATCGGTACGCCGTTCTGCGTGACGGTGGACTTCGACACGCTGGACGACAACGCGGTGACCGTGCGGGAGCGGGACACGATGAAGCAGGAGCGGGTGTCGCTGGACCAGATCGAGGGGTACCTGGCTTCTCGGCTCGTGGGCTGCTGA